The segment CATGAAATAGGAAAATGTGAGGCTCCTGAGTTTCAGAGCGCTGGTAATCACTTAAATCCTGAGGACAAAGAGCATGGCTTGCTTCAGCCGAAAGGAGCTCATGCAGGGGACCTTCCCAATATTATTGTTGAGGCAGATGGTTCGGTAAAGGCAGAGCTAATGGCACCGCAGGTTACACTGCGAGATGCGAAAAATTCATTATTTACACCAAAGGGAACTTCTATCGTTATAACAGAACAAGCAGACGATGGAATGACACAGCCTGCTGGAGATTCTGGGAACAGAGTTTCGTGTGGAGAAATAAAAAAATAGCCAAAAAAAGCATGGAACTCATTGGTTCACATGCTTTTTTTGTAATTGTAGTAATCCTTAGAAAAAAGTATCGTAAAGCAAGAATAAGTTTAATAGCACGATAACTGTCGCAATAATCCAAGAGAGGACAGTTATTATCCTTGTATTTCGTAAACTGCCCATAATTCGTTTACTGCTAGTAAACATAATTAGTGGGATTAAAGCAAAGCCAATACCAAAGGACAGGATAACCTGGCTTAATACTAATGCTGAAGTTGGGTTAACCCCTGAAGCAATGATGATGATCGGCGGGATAATGGTAATCAGCCTTCTAACATAAATCGGAATTCGGAAATTGATGAAGCCCTGCATGATAACATCGCCAGACATTGTACCAACAGAAGAGCTGGACAAGCCTGCAATTAAAAGTCCTAAACCGAATAATATGGCAGATAACGGACTAACTAATTGCTCAAAATGCGTGAAGGCAACATCAAGATCATTAACAACAAAGCCATTTGCATGGAATAATGCACTTGCAACGATTAGCATAGCAGCATTGATAAAACCTGCAATCAACATGGCAATAAGGATATCAAAGAACTCAAAACGGAAGATCATTTTCTTTTCTTGGTCCGTTCTGCCGACAATTCGCTTTTGAGTTAAGGCAGAGTGTAAATAGATCGCATGTGGCATAACAGTTGCCCCAAGTATCCCTGCAGCAAGCAGTACACTGTCAGTACCTTTGAACTGTGGCGTAAATAAACCATGCATGACAGACTGTAAATCTGGTTTAGCAAAAAACATTTGTGCAATAAATGATAAGACAACGATGAACAGCATCGCTGTAATTCCAGCCTCAAGGGAGCGGTAGCCTCTTCTTTGCAGCTCCAATATAGCAAAGCTGCCGATTGCAGCAATGATGCTGGATTCAAGCATTGGGATGCCGAAAAGTAAATAAATACCTAGTGCAGCACCAATGAATTCGGCTAAATCGGTAGCGATAATGACTAGTTCACCTTGAATCCATAAGCCGATGCTTACGGGTTTAGGAAATTCCTCTCTTGCTACTTCGGCGAGGTTTTTTCCTGTAGCAATTCCTAACTTTGCAGATAATGATTGAATGATTAAGGCCATAATATTAGAAAACAAGATAACCCATAATAATAAATAACCGTATTGGGAGCCTGCAGCGATATTTGTAGCAAAATTACCTGGATCAATATAAGCAATGGCAGCGATAAAGGCAGGACCAAGAAACGGCAGAAACTTTTTAATTCCTTTAGGACCATTTAAAACAGAATCTACATGAGAAGCCTGTTTACTTCTTTCCACTTTGTTCACCTGATTTCTTTTGGTTTTTTCCTATACGATAAAATGTTTCCTTAGTGCAACTTTATCTTAGGATATTCCTCGTTTTCTATTTTGTCAATGATTGTGCAATAAAATGTATGAAGTAAATAATGGGGCTAATTGGTCTGTGCTGGTTCTAAAAATCCACAGCAAAAATTTAGCCCATTTTAATTGTAATCGTGTTAACGGCACATATTTTATGATAAAATATGGACAGCAAAATAGGAATAAAGGTGAAAGTATGGATAATCAAGAAGTGAACGTAGAGCTAGTAATGCTTTTGAATGAATGGGATCCCTTCAAAATCGGGGAGGGAAATTATGATACCGAAATTGCAGATTGTGTCTATGCTGTCCATAAAATCGACAATGTAGAGGAACTTGCAGTAAAAATTCAGGAGATATACGAGTTTTCCTTCGAAGAAACGATTCCGATGGAAAATTGTGTTTCTATTTCAGCAAAGCTATTGCTTACAAAGGAAAGCGGTTCTTGTGCCCTTTAATCAGGGGAAAATTTTTCACTCAAAAATTTTGGAGGGATATAAATGAAGTTGACAGAAAAAGAAATCGAAGTGGCAGAAATTTTAGAAAAAAACGCCCGTATTACAGATGAAGATATCTCTAAAATGATTGAGGAAGATTTGCAGACGACTAAAGAAATTGTAGCAAAATTGGAAGATATGAAAGTAGTTGTCCGCTATACGAGCATTGTGGACTGGTCGAAAGTGGAGGGTCATGAAGGCGTTACCGCAATGATCGATGTTAAGGTGACACCAAAGCGTGGAGTTGGCTTCGACGAGGTTGCACAAAGAATCTACCGCTTCAAAGAAGTGAAATCATTATACTTAATGTCAGGGACATACGATCTGTCTGTTATTATTGAAGGAAAATCAATGAACGATGTGGCTAGATTTGTGTCAGAAAAGCTGTCCACATTGGATTCAGTCTTGTCAACGACAACTCATTTTATCCTTAAGCAATACAAGCATGATGGGACAATTTTTGAACCGAATAATGATGATAAAAGGATAGTGGTGTCACCGTGATGAATCAGACAAAAAGCTATATTGCCGACAAAGTTGCGGAAATGAAGCCTTCGGGCATAAGGAGATTTTTTGATTTGGCATCCAACATGGAAGGAGTCATCTCACTTGGCGTTGGGGAGCCAGACTTTGTAACATCATGGTCTGCAAGGGAAGCCGCTATTCTCTCCTTGGAGCAAGGCTATACTTCCTATACGGCAAATCCAGGTATGCTGGAGCTGAGAGAGGAAATATCCTCTTATATGAACAGAAGGTTTCATGTTGAGTATAATCCTAAATCAGAAATTATTGTAACAGTTGGTGCAAGTCAAGCAATTGATATTGCTTTAAGAGCAATCTTAAATCCAGATGAGGAAGTTATTGTGCTTGAGCCATGCTTTGTTGCCTATGCACCGCTCGTTACCTTGGCAGGAGGCAACCCCGTTCCTGTACAAACATTAAAGGAAAATGAATTTAAGGTACTTCCTGAACAGCTTGAAGCTGTAATAACAGCAAAAACAAAAGCAATCATGATTTGTTCGCCGAGCAATCCGACAGGCTCTCTTTTGTCTGCATCTGAATTAGAGGCAATCGCAAATGTTGCTAAAAAGCATGATTTACTGATAATTTCAGATGAGATTTATGCAGAGCTATGCTATGACGAGGAATACACTAGTATGGCTGCAATAAACGAAATGTGGGACAGAACGTTGCTCATTTCCGGTTTTTCCAAAGGATTTGCCATGACTGGTTGGAGACTTGGCTTTGTGTGTGCACCAGAGGAATTAACGCAGGCTATGCTTAAAATTCATCAATACAGTTTAATGTGTGCACCTACAATGGCACAGTTTGCTGGACTTGAGGCACTGAAATCTGGCAGCAATGATGTCGAGGATATGAGAAAAAGCTATCGCCGCAGACGAAATCTTGTTGTACAGTCATTAAACGATATGGGCTTAAGCTGTCATATTCCCGGCGGAGCATTCTATGCATTCCCTGACATTACAGCAACAGGATTAACATCAGAGCAATTTGCAGAGAAGCTATTAATGGAAGAAAAAGTAGCAGTCGTACCAGGAAATGTTTTCGGTGAGAGTGGAGAAGGCCATATTCGTTGTTCCTATGCATCCTCATTAGAACAACTGCAAGAAGCTTTGAAAAGAATGAAGGATTTTACAGATAGATACAGACAATAATGGTCCGTTCGTTAGAACGGTCCTTTTTTTGTTTGGAAATATTCTGCTAGCATTTATTAAGTAATATTTGTGAAAACTTTAAATGTCTTGATTAAAGCACAGCGATATAAAAATACTTTTTGTATTAACGTATCTTTTGTGATATAATTTTATAATGCATATTAAAGGAAAAATTAATATATAAAATACTAGGAGTGTTCTCATGTCAGATAAAATCGAAGTTGGAAGTGTATTAACAGGAAAGGTAACTGGAATTCAGCCATACGGCGCTTTCGTTTCTCTAGACGAAAACCAACAAGGGCTTGTTCATATTTCAGAAGTAACACATGGCTATGTTAAGGATATCAATGAATTCCTTAAAGTTGGCGACGAAGTTAAAGTGAAAGTTCTATCTGTTGATGGAAATGCAGGAAAAATCGGATTATCTATCCGTGCTACTGAAGAAGCACCGGCAGCTCCAGCAGATGCTGAAAAAACAAAAAAACCTCGCGCTAAGCGCCAAGCAGCTCCTGTTACTGTTGATGCAGACAGCAGCCAAGGCTTCAATACACTTAAAGACAAATTGCAAGAGTGGATTGACCAATCAAACCGCAGCGATTTAATTAAGAAGTAATAAAAAAAAAGCAGGATGCTCACGCATTCTGCTTTTTTTTGTTATTTAATTGATCTTGGTTCAGGTTCACGAGATACTTCGGCACTAGGCTTGAATAGGAGTCCTAAATTGATTAAGCCTGCAAGTCCAACCAATCCATAGATGATTCTAGATAATGCAGATTCTTGCCCGCCAAAAATGGCTGCTACTAAATCAAATTGAAAAAATCCAATTAGTCCCCAATTTATTGCTCCTATAATTGTCAACACTAATGCTGTTCTTTGAATACCACTCATGTTCATTTCCTCCTTGTATTGGATTCCTTATTATCTTTTGCAAAGCAATTGCATTTATGCATTGGCTATTCTGCATTTTTTCTTTTTTTTGGGTAAGATAATGTTTGGTAAGTAACTTGGCAATGTCAGTTCATTTCTTTTGATTTTCGAATTAATTTAGTAAATAATAAGTAGTGTCCTCCTGCTGATTTCTTCATTTTAGGAACAAAAGGAGCATTAATATTGATTATAGGAGGAAAAGTGAGCATGAATAATTTCACATTTTATAACCCGACAAAATTGATTTTTGGGAAGGGCCAATTATCGCAGCTCGCGGATCAGCTTGCTCCGTACGGAAATAAAATCCTTCTCGTTTATGGTGGAGGAAGCATTAAACGCAGCGGCCTTTATGACCAAGTTGTTGGCATCTTAAAAGAAAATAATAAAGAAGTGTTTGAACTGTCAGGAGTAGAGCCAAACCCTCGTTTAACAACTGTTCAAAGAGGTGTAGATATCTGTAAGACAGAAGGAATTGATTTTATTTTAGCTGTTGGCGGCGGAAGTGTTATTGATTGTACAAAAGCTATTTCTGTCGGCGCTAAATATGATGGAGATCCATGGGATATTGTGACAAGAAAAGCAATACCTACACAAGCAGTACCATTTGGAACAGTATTAACACTTGCTGCTACAGGCTCTGAGATGAACTCAGGTTCTGTTATTACTAATTGGGAAACACAAGAAAAGTATGGCTGGGGAAGCCCATTAACATTCCCTGTTTTCTCTATTCTTGATCCAGAGAATACATATACAGTGCCAAAAAACCAAACGATTTATGGAATTGTAGATATGATGTCACATGTTCTTGAGCATTATTTCCATTTAGAAGAGAACACACAATTCCAAGATTATATGTGTGAGTCTTTACTGAAGACCGTGATGGAAACAGGTCCTAAACTTGTTGAGGACTTGGAGAATTTTGAATATCGTTCAACAATCCTATATTCCGGCACAATGGCATTAAACGGCATGCTTAACATGGGTTACCAAGGAGATTGGGCAACACATAATATTGAGCATGCGGTGTCAGCTGTTTATGACATTCCGCACGGAGGAGGACTTGCCATTCTTTTCCCTAACTGGATGAAGCATAACCTGAGTGTGAAGCCTTCAAGATTCAAGCAGCTTGCTGTAAGAGTATTTGGAGTGGACCCAGAAGGTAAAACAGATGAGCAAGCTGGATTGGAAGGCATCGAAAAACTGAGAGAATTCTGGAACAGCATCGGTGCACCATCAACGCTTGCAGACTATGATATTGATGACAGCAAGCTTGAGCTAATGGTTGACAGAGCAATGGCAAGAGGAGAATTCGGACGCTTTAATTTATTGAAGGCAGAAGACGTTCGCGCTATATACAAAGCATCCCTGTAAGACTGCTTAGCTTCTATTGATCATAATATACTATTGGGTCCCAGCTAATTTATTAAGCTGGGACCTAATAGGTAATAGTGACTAAAAGATGAATATCGGAAAAAAAGTCAGTTTGTATCCGCTTTCAAAACAATCTCATTCTTGATTAGTTTGGACACATTGTATAAAGTGAAAGAGGATACAAAAATAAATATAATGGAGGATCATTTATGACACACGTTCGTTTTGATTACTCAAAGGCATTAAGCTTTTTTGGAGAACATGAAATTACATACTTATCTGATGCGGTTAAAGTTGCTCATCATTCCTTACATGAAAAAACTGGAGCAGGAAGCGACTTCTTAGGCTGGATTGATCTTCCTGTTGATTATGATAAAGAAGAATTTTCCCGTATTTTAAAATCATCACAAAAGATCCAAAACGATTCTGAAGTTTTGCTTGTAATCGGAATTGGTGGATCTTATCTTGGAGCACGTGCAGCAATCGAAATGCTGAACCACAGCTTCCATAATGCTTTATCTAAGGATAAAAGAAAAACTCCACAAATCATCTTCATCGGAAAAGACATCAGCTCTACATATATGAGCGATGTTATTGATTTCTTAGGTGATAAGGATTTCTCTATCAACGTTATTTCTAAATCTGGTACAACAACAGAGCCAGCAATTGCATTCCGTATTTTCCGCAAGCTATTGGAAGAGAAATACGGTGCAGAGGAAGCTAAATCAAGAATTTATGCAACAACTGACAAAGCGCGCGGTGCATTAAAAACACTTGCTACTGAAGAAGGCTTTGAAACGTTTGTTATTCCTGATGATGTTGGCGGACGCTATTCTGTCCTTACAGCGGTAGGTTTGCTTCCAATCGCAGTTAGTGGTGCAGATATTGAGAAAATGATGAAGGGTGCAGCAGCTGCTCGTGAAGACTTCAGCTCTTCAGAATTAAGTGAAAATGCTGCATACCAATATGCTGCAGTACGTAATGTCCTTTACAATAAAGGCAAAACAATTGAAATGCTTATCAACTATGAGCCAGGACTTCAATATTTCTCTGAGTGGTGGAAACAGCTGTTCGGTGAAAGTGAAGGAAAAGACCAAAAAGGTATTTATCCGTCTTCCGCTAACTTCTCAACTGATTTGCACTCATTAGGGCAATATGTTCAAGAAGGTCGCCGCGACATTTTTGAAACAGTTGTTAAAGTGGACAAGCCTCGTCATGAATTAACGATTGAAGCAGCAGAAAACGATCTTGATGGCTTAAACTACCTTGCAGGTAAAACTGTTGACTTTGTAAATAACAAGGCATTTGAAGGTACGCTTCTTGCACATACAGATGGCGGTGTGCCAAATCTAATCGTTACAATTCCTGAAATGGATGAATACACTTTCGGTTACTTAGTGTACTTCTTCGAGAAAGCATGCGCAATCAGCGGATACCTTCTTGGAGTTAACCCATTCGACCAACCAGGTGTTGAAGCATATAAAGTTAATATGTTCGCATTGCTTGGCAAACCAGGCTTCGAAGAGAAAAAAGCAGAACTTGAGAGCCGTTTAAAATAAGAGATTAATCAATTGAAAAGGACAATCCATATAAAGGATTGTCCTTTTCGTTTCCAGCATTTTATATTTTCATGTTTTTAGAAAGAGAATTAAGGATAAATAACTACTATAATTCATAATTGTTTTAGGAGGGATATGAATGTTAGTAGAACAGGATCAGACATTAATAAGGGCTTTACAGGAATGCATGATAGCAACTAATCACTGCTTGAATGAATGTCTTGCTGAAGATGAATCAAATATGATGATAGATTGTATTCGCTTAGACCGGGAATGCATGGAGTTTTGCTCCAACTTAGAACAAGCAATTATCCGCCAATCTCCATATGCGAAGGAACTTGCTGAGCTTTGCCTGAAGGTTTGTGAAGCGTGTGCCCAGGAATGCCAAAAGCATGATCATAAACATTGCCAATATTGTGCAGATATTTGCTTGCAATGTATGGAAGCATGTAAAACATACTTAAAAAAGTAATTTAATGCATAACAGCGCTAATTTTTAGAGCGCTGTTTTTTTATGCATACTAAAATCCGGCTATCAGGATAAGCTCATCTTTTTCTTCCACCATAAAGGATGCACCTGGCTTAATATAAGATTGACTGCCTCTTTTTACCCCTAATAAAAGTTTGTCATCAAGAAGAAGATACGAACTGAGAGCAGCGAAATCAAGCCTTTCCTCGTTCTTCCATTCTCCAAGTGGGACAATTTGTAATCTTTTATCTTTGAAATTTCCTAACAAATCAAGGAAGGCAATCATTGTATCTTGAGAATTAAGACTGCTGTGCATGACAAAGCTTGACAGTCGATTTGTTTGAATGATTTCATCAGCGCCAGCGCGATTGGCATTCGTTACTTGCTCTACAGTCAAAATTTCAATAATACAAGGAACTGCAGGGTTTAAACCTTTTATAGCGAGCAATGTCAAAATGGAATTCATATCAGCATACATTTCGTCTTTACTTTGATCAGCAGTAATAATGACTTTGCTTGCCTTCAAAATATTAGCGCGAAGAAGCGTTGCATCAATATTTGGGTTCCCTTGAATAAAATGAAGGGACTCAGGGCTTGGATTTTGAGAGAGCGATTCATCAACAAGTGTAATGACTGCTTTTTTACCATCCTTAGAGATGGATTGAATCAGTGCCTTAGAACGTTCATTCCATCCGATAATAACAATGTGATCTTGTCCTTTATAAGCTGATTTTCCTTCCATAAAGGCATTTTGTCTGGCTACTGCTGCTGTTGCTAATGTCACTAAGTACGTTGATAAAAAACCTGCTCCAGTGAGAATAAGCAGCATGCCTGTCACTCTTCCTACTATTGTAGTAGGAGAGTAATCCCCATATCCGACTGTAGATGCTGTGATAATTGCCCACCATACTCCTTCAAAAAAGGATGGGAAGTTGTCAGGCTCTACTATCGTAATGACCATTCCGAAAAATAAAATAATGGAAACTGCAATAGATAGAATTCTGATACTGATCGGAAGACGTAGAAATGCGGTGAGTACAGTGTTCGGCAAAATATTTCACTCCATCATAAAATGTATATATTTCATTATGGACGAAATAAAAATCTTTCATAATTAAATGAAAGATTTTTATTAGAATGCCTGTTCACTTAGTAAAGGGAGAAATGCAATAATGTCTTTTGATTTTCTCAATTGATTCTTGCAGCTCGTCATGTCCTGCAAGGTTTGAAAGCATTCCTTGGATAATAGGATTACGAGGCGAGTCTGTTTTTATTTCCGATTCCAGTACGTCCAATGTAATTTCAATTGAATCCTTATCTGGATATCCTTCTGCTTTTTTGCGGATTTGATTAAGGATATCGATTACTTTTTCCGTATTTTCTGCCAGAAAATCGATTTTCGGCTTATGCAGTAATTTGTGTAAATTGGCTTCTGTGAAGATAGGGGTGTCGCCCGATATCCCATCCACGATTGAATCCATTCTTCTCCATAAATATTGAGACAGATTCATTGCACTCATGTCAATCTGTCCATGAAGCAGAAGCCTCAAAAATGACTGCAACAATCCTTCATACATGATCTGTAAATCCAAGTGAAAGGGACTAGTTTTTTCTCCGTATAATTCAAGTAAGTAATCTAAAGAAAATTCTCTAATATCTGTCTGCATTTGGATTATTAATTGCTTAATGGAATCATTTAGCGGAATTGCCTGCTCGCGTGTTTGCATGATAATGAAGTCTTTATGTTTTAAGGCATGTTCAAAAAAGGCTGATGTTTGTTCAACCAGCTTGTCTTTTGCTGTAATGTCTTTATGTTTGATGTTGTCAAATAGCTCTACTAATTCCTTGTAATAATAATCAAGGATAGCAAACAATAATGTATCCTTCGACTTGAAATATATATAAAAAGCACCTTTGGATATTCCGCAATCATTTGCTATTTCTTGAATGGAGGTGGAGGAATATCCTTTTTGCGCGAAAAGCTTTAGCGCAGAGTCTATTATTTTTTTTTCTTTCTCTTTCAAACGAAGTGCCTCCTATTCTTTTTATAAGGAAGAGTTGGAAAAGTGAATAAAAGTATTAAATTCCTATCGAGATTTTACTATTAAACCACACAACTTAAAATAAGTAAAAAGATAGCTGGTTCTTTCTATTGTACCATTTGTCCTTTCTTATTTTAGAGTGAAAAAAAGTTGTTTGTACAAAAAAAGATATTCCTTTATGATAATAATTATCACTTTCTGTACGTTAAGAGACCAGCGTCGAAAAAATAGGTAAATTAATTACTTGACGCTATCTTCTTGTATATATATACTTACTTACATATAGTAAGTGGTTTGTTTAAAAATCATTAAATGATGCAAATTAAGATGGATGAATTTCAAAGGAGACTTAAATATGAAAAAAGAAGTAATTGATCTTCTTCAAAATAAAATGAATATGATACCTTTCAAGGAAGACAAGAAATTATGCTTAGTTGGGCCTGTTAAGCTGCCCGTTCAGCTTGAGGATAAAGTGGTAACATTCCAATGGTATACATGGCTGCCGATTACCGAGCAACAATCAAAAGAGGAGCTTCTAAAGAGCTTGCCTTCATTAAATCTTGCTGAGTACCAGCAGTCATCAGTACTAGTATATGGAGACTTTGAACATATAGATGAAACGCTAATCCGCATGCACAGCATTTGCCATACAGGGGATATATTCGGAAGCAAACGCTGTGATTGTGGGTACCAGCTGCACCAGTCAATGAAGATGATTGTTGATAACGGCAGCGGAGCACTTTTCTACTTGGCAAACCATGAAGGTCGAGGAATTGGTCTATTCACTAAGTCATTAGCTTATCTGCTTCAACAAGAAGGCATGGATACTGTAGAGGCAAATCATGCCCTTGATTTTGCTGATGATACAAGAAGCTATGAAGAGCCAATCAGTGTTCTGCAAGCATTGCGTACAAAGCCTGTTAAATTAATTACTAATAACCCGAAAAAGCTGGAAGCATTGAAAAAGCTCGGATTAACTGCAGAAGAAAATGTTCCTCTTTGGGGAGACAGATCAGAATTTAATGAGAAGTATTTAGATACGAAGGTCATGAAATCCGGACATATCCCATTACAAGAAGAAATTGTGACTTTTTGAGGAGCAGAATGATGATAAAAACTGATCATGATTTTATGAAAATGGCATTGGACCTTGCAGAAACTGCTAAGGGGAAAACAAATCCGAATCCAGTAGTCGGTGCAATCTTAGTTAAGGATGGCGTTATTGTCGGTTCTGGTCTGCACAGGAAAGCAGGTGAGCCCCATGCAGAGGTTCATGCCTTCAAGATGGCTGGTGAGCATGCGAAAGGCGCGACACTCTATGTCACATTGGAGCCATGCTCCCATTACGGGAAAACACCACCATGTGCAAATTTAGTGAAGGACTCTGGTGTGAAAAGAGTTGTAGTTGCAGCGCAGGATCCGAATCCGTCTGTTGCTGGCAAGGGCATTGGCATTATCAAGAATGCTGGTATCGAAGTGGAGGTTGGTGTGCTTGAGGAGGAAGCAAAAAAGCTAAATGAGCGCTTTATGCACAATATGATCACACAAACTCCATTTGTTATCTCTAAGGTTGCCATGACATTAGACGGCAAAATTGCGGCCTATACAGGTCACAGTCAATGGATTACAGGGGAGGAAGCCAGGAAAGAGGTGCATTATCTTCGCAATGAAGTTGATGCAATCCTTGTCGGTGTAGGAACGGTATTAGCTGACAATCCAAGATTAACGACTCGATTAGACCTGCCTGCAAAAAATCCAATTCGGATTATTTTAGACAGCAAGCTACGAACGCCAATTGATGCAAATGTGGCAGATTGCTCTGAAGCTCAAACGATCATTGTTACAGGACTAGATATCAATCATGAAAAGGCTTCGGCATTAAAAGAGAAGGGCGTTAAAATCATTCAGGTGTCTGATGAGGGAAGGCTTGATCTGAAGGAAGCAATGAAGAGACTGTATGAAGAGGGGATAACAGATATCCTGCTTGAAGGTGGCAGTGAAGTGAATGCAAGCTTCATGAGAGATGGCCTTATTCAAAAATACATTGTTTACATTGCACCAAAGATTTTAGGCGGAAAATCCTCCTATACTCCTTTTAGAGGGGAAGACGTGGAAACAGTCGATGAGGCTGTTCAATTGAGGTTTGAAACAGTAGAAAAGGTAGGAGAAGACTTAAAAGTTTTCGCATACCCGGCTGGTTAACCAGCAGTGAAAGATTAAGGGAAGAGGATGGGGAAATGACAGTTCTGAATGCAGAGGTTTGTATTGTAGGTGCAGGTCCTGGTGGGGCAATGCTGGCTTATTTGTTGAGTAAAGCAGGAGTCTCGACTATCCTGCTTGAACGGCATCATGATGTGGATAAAGAATTTCGAGGAGAGCACTTGAATGAGGAGGGAGAGCAGGTCCTCAAAAGTGCTGGACTCTTTTCCAAATTGAAGGAAAAAGGCATTCTTTGCATGAGCCAAGTTGATTATATAGCAGATGGTAAAGTAGTCAAAAGCATCCATCCCCACCCAGAAGTCGGAC is part of the Niallia taxi genome and harbors:
- a CDS encoding DUF378 domain-containing protein, with translation MSGIQRTALVLTIIGAINWGLIGFFQFDLVAAIFGGQESALSRIIYGLVGLAGLINLGLLFKPSAEVSREPEPRSIK
- a CDS encoding DUF1871 family protein gives rise to the protein MDNQEVNVELVMLLNEWDPFKIGEGNYDTEIADCVYAVHKIDNVEELAVKIQEIYEFSFEETIPMENCVSISAKLLLTKESGSCAL
- a CDS encoding superoxide dismutase family protein; the protein is MKKIMPMIAALLIIAGCASGDVSKVDVEMFNDVGDSLGTINIEEQTSGVMLTVNLKGLTPGVHGIHIHEIGKCEAPEFQSAGNHLNPEDKEHGLLQPKGAHAGDLPNIIVEADGSVKAELMAPQVTLRDAKNSLFTPKGTSIVITEQADDGMTQPAGDSGNRVSCGEIKK
- a CDS encoding aminotransferase; translated protein: MNQTKSYIADKVAEMKPSGIRRFFDLASNMEGVISLGVGEPDFVTSWSAREAAILSLEQGYTSYTANPGMLELREEISSYMNRRFHVEYNPKSEIIVTVGASQAIDIALRAILNPDEEVIVLEPCFVAYAPLVTLAGGNPVPVQTLKENEFKVLPEQLEAVITAKTKAIMICSPSNPTGSLLSASELEAIANVAKKHDLLIISDEIYAELCYDEEYTSMAAINEMWDRTLLISGFSKGFAMTGWRLGFVCAPEELTQAMLKIHQYSLMCAPTMAQFAGLEALKSGSNDVEDMRKSYRRRRNLVVQSLNDMGLSCHIPGGAFYAFPDITATGLTSEQFAEKLLMEEKVAVVPGNVFGESGEGHIRCSYASSLEQLQEALKRMKDFTDRYRQ
- a CDS encoding glucose-6-phosphate isomerase, producing MTHVRFDYSKALSFFGEHEITYLSDAVKVAHHSLHEKTGAGSDFLGWIDLPVDYDKEEFSRILKSSQKIQNDSEVLLVIGIGGSYLGARAAIEMLNHSFHNALSKDKRKTPQIIFIGKDISSTYMSDVIDFLGDKDFSINVISKSGTTTEPAIAFRIFRKLLEEKYGAEEAKSRIYATTDKARGALKTLATEEGFETFVIPDDVGGRYSVLTAVGLLPIAVSGADIEKMMKGAAAAREDFSSSELSENAAYQYAAVRNVLYNKGKTIEMLINYEPGLQYFSEWWKQLFGESEGKDQKGIYPSSANFSTDLHSLGQYVQEGRRDIFETVVKVDKPRHELTIEAAENDLDGLNYLAGKTVDFVNNKAFEGTLLAHTDGGVPNLIVTIPEMDEYTFGYLVYFFEKACAISGYLLGVNPFDQPGVEAYKVNMFALLGKPGFEEKKAELESRLK
- a CDS encoding iron-containing alcohol dehydrogenase, whose translation is MNNFTFYNPTKLIFGKGQLSQLADQLAPYGNKILLVYGGGSIKRSGLYDQVVGILKENNKEVFELSGVEPNPRLTTVQRGVDICKTEGIDFILAVGGGSVIDCTKAISVGAKYDGDPWDIVTRKAIPTQAVPFGTVLTLAATGSEMNSGSVITNWETQEKYGWGSPLTFPVFSILDPENTYTVPKNQTIYGIVDMMSHVLEHYFHLEENTQFQDYMCESLLKTVMETGPKLVEDLENFEYRSTILYSGTMALNGMLNMGYQGDWATHNIEHAVSAVYDIPHGGGLAILFPNWMKHNLSVKPSRFKQLAVRVFGVDPEGKTDEQAGLEGIEKLREFWNSIGAPSTLADYDIDDSKLELMVDRAMARGEFGRFNLLKAEDVRAIYKASL
- a CDS encoding Nramp family divalent metal transporter, which encodes MERSKQASHVDSVLNGPKGIKKFLPFLGPAFIAAIAYIDPGNFATNIAAGSQYGYLLLWVILFSNIMALIIQSLSAKLGIATGKNLAEVAREEFPKPVSIGLWIQGELVIIATDLAEFIGAALGIYLLFGIPMLESSIIAAIGSFAILELQRRGYRSLEAGITAMLFIVVLSFIAQMFFAKPDLQSVMHGLFTPQFKGTDSVLLAAGILGATVMPHAIYLHSALTQKRIVGRTDQEKKMIFRFEFFDILIAMLIAGFINAAMLIVASALFHANGFVVNDLDVAFTHFEQLVSPLSAILFGLGLLIAGLSSSSVGTMSGDVIMQGFINFRIPIYVRRLITIIPPIIIIASGVNPTSALVLSQVILSFGIGFALIPLIMFTSSKRIMGSLRNTRIITVLSWIIATVIVLLNLFLLYDTFF
- the yugI gene encoding S1 domain-containing post-transcriptional regulator GSP13 — its product is MSDKIEVGSVLTGKVTGIQPYGAFVSLDENQQGLVHISEVTHGYVKDINEFLKVGDEVKVKVLSVDGNAGKIGLSIRATEEAPAAPADAEKTKKPRAKRQAAPVTVDADSSQGFNTLKDKLQEWIDQSNRSDLIKK
- a CDS encoding Lrp/AsnC family transcriptional regulator; its protein translation is MKLTEKEIEVAEILEKNARITDEDISKMIEEDLQTTKEIVAKLEDMKVVVRYTSIVDWSKVEGHEGVTAMIDVKVTPKRGVGFDEVAQRIYRFKEVKSLYLMSGTYDLSVIIEGKSMNDVARFVSEKLSTLDSVLSTTTHFILKQYKHDGTIFEPNNDDKRIVVSP
- a CDS encoding four-helix bundle copper-binding protein — translated: MLVEQDQTLIRALQECMIATNHCLNECLAEDESNMMIDCIRLDRECMEFCSNLEQAIIRQSPYAKELAELCLKVCEACAQECQKHDHKHCQYCADICLQCMEACKTYLKK